The Sphaerochaeta globosa str. Buddy region AGAGGAACCAACATGGCAAGAATAACAATCACAATTATGAGGGCGATAGACAACTGACGTTCAAGCTTATTCGGTTTGCTTTTTTCTCCAAGACCCAAGCGTTGAGCTTTCATAGGCTGCTCCGTTTCTGCATGTTCAAATCCTGGGCATAGGCATCGATGATACGGCTCACAATTCTTGAACGAACTACATCATGTGAGTCAAACAAGACAAACTCAAGTCCCTCAATGCCGTTGAGAATGTGCATTGCATGCACCAATCCACTATCTTTGTTGCGAGGCAGGTCAACCTGACTGATATCACCGGTAATGATTGCATTGGAATTTTCCCCAAGGCGTGTCAAGAACATCTGCATTTGTTCTTTGGTGGTGTTTTGTGCTTCATCAAGAATAACGATGGCATTTTGCAATGAACGCCCTCGCATATACGCCAAGGGGGATATTTCAATGCTGCCGTTTTCTTCCAATCGTCTGATGTTCTGCACGCTGATCATTGCTTCCATTGCATCATACAAAGGTCTGAGATAGGGATTGATTTTCTGTGCCAAATCCCCTGGCAGGAAACCTAGGTTCTCCCCTGCTTCCACAATGGGTCGAGTGAGGATCAATTTATGTCGCTTACCCGAAAGCAGCAGGCTCAAAGCATATGCAACAGCTAAAAAAGTCTTGCCGGTTCCAGCTGGACCGATTCCAAAGACAATCTGACTATCTTCCATACTCTTGATGTATGATTCCTGGCGAGGGTTTTTCGGGTATGCGAAACGATTATGAACAAGGATATAGGGTTTGTCATTTGCTTGGGGTTGTACGAGCTCATCCAGGCTGACATCGGCATGTTTAAGGCTTTGGAATTCCATAAAAATTTCAGCTTCACTGAAATAGTGCTGGTGTTCAGCCACTTTTTGCAGTTTGGCTATCAATTGAAGAAACCGATTGACAACCATCTCATCCTTGCTGAGGCAAGAGACGGTATTGCCTTTCAGATACAAATCACAGCCAAGCAGAGCTTCAAGATAGGGCAGATTCCGATCATTGATCCCTAGCACCCGCTGCATCTGTTCTTCACTGGAGAAATCCACACTTCTTTCCATTCGCGATCCTATGTTGCCTGTGTACGAATCCATTCTTGGTTGGATTGCGTCCACTTTTCTTCTACATTCAACTCTGGGATGGTATTCCAAGTGAGGAAAACCGATACTGTAGGAACCCAGTTGTATTGGTTGTTCGATAATACAACACTTCCGGTGTATTTACAATTCAAGGACCAATCTCCCAAATAGTGAACCAAATCGAACGAGATTGAGCTTAGGTTGAATTGAGTATGATACCTTCCATCCCCGGTCATATCAAAACTCCTCAATAAGTCCTCCCACAAGAGCGGTAGTGAAAAGGAGCCTTGGTCATCGTAGTAGCGGAAAAATCCGGTATTTGAACTCTTGACCGAGAGCGAGCAATCCAAGAACTCTGCAATACTGAAGCCCAGGCTCCCTACAACATCAAGACTGCTGGCATAGCGATCAATGAAGTGAAAATTGAAGGAAGTATCCAAACCGAGGGTAAGTTCAACACGTCGTTTCCATACTCTGAACGACAATTTCTTGGCACTGATGGTTGCAATCATCTTCTGTGAATGCAAATCGTGTACTTGCCCTTGCATAGTATACGTAAACGAGAGCGAAGGAACTTCTGCCTTGAATGTAAGTTGTTCCACCCAATCCTGAACATTCTGCGTAGAAAGAGCTATATAAGAAACGTTTTGAGAAATTTTTACAGCCTTTTTGAAAAATGAGGCACTCATGCTTTGTTGCAGTGAAAGAGCATCCAAGGCTCGTTGATGTATGGTAGTAAGGTCGTAGTTTGCATCGACTTGAAACGTCCATGCAGGACGGGCATATTTTACTTGTCCAAAGAGAGCATCCTTCTGAAGGACTCCCGCAACTTCGGTCCAGCGAAAGGAAAGAGAAATTGATACAGGACCATTCGTATACAGCAGCCTTGGTAGCAGTGACTGGGTTACTGGATACATATTGGCAGTAATGGACGGCGTAAAAGTCCCAAATCCAAGGGTGATAGCCTTTTCTATTTTAACTTGATGGATAGTTACCGTATCTTTGGTGAATGCATATTCCTCTTCATTGGTGGCAATGAGTACCTCAGAAGTTCCAGTACTGCGGGTTTGGGTTTCTTGAAAGCGATACAGCCTTTGGCTGAGTGTATAGGAAAGACCGAGTATTGGCAGCTCTGCCTTGGTTACGCTGAACAGCTGTACTTCCTGATTATAGAACACATTCTTGCTCTGATCTTCCACGATGCTGAGTTGCGGAATCAGTTCCTGGGATAGCTTGAGCATCTGAGAATGCGGGGAAGCGGAGAGGATAAATGAGCCTTTAGTGAATGTATAAAGATATGCATCGTCCTGCCAATCCAAGGCTGTAGTTGTCTCGGTAACAGAATGTGTCAGCTTTTGATCGATCGAATACGTCAAGGAAAGGTTTCTCTCTGTAGTTGGGGATGATTTTGGTGTGCTTGAAACACCAATCTCATACGCTTTGGGCAACAAGGGTGGTAGTTCGAGGGAAGTCTGCTGTTCTTGCTCGATATCATCGGATGCCAAAGGAGCGGTGAAGGAAAACAGTGAGCCTTCCATGTTCATCTGTAATTCAGGGAGGATCACTTTCTTGAGCAAGTATCGGTACTCACCGTCCTGTTTCTGCCAATCCCACCTCGCTTGGGCACTGAGGCTTGTTATCGTAAGTGAAGACAAATAGGGAGAAAGAACTGTTTTAGGGAGTTTGAAAGAGCTGGTCAGCTTCCATGTGTAACTGGTGATATCGCTTGCGAAATCAAGAGGAAATTCCTGTGCTTTTCCCAAAGGGGCATCGAAGGAGAAAGCTGTCAGGCGATTTGCATAGAGCCTTTTTACCTTGGGATCGGAGTAATAGGGAAATTCTAGGCTCACATCTGCATACGTGGTATCCAGCTTGAGCAAATGTTCCCCATAGTATCGGAGGCGAGGCGCATCAGCGTATTCCGCTACCAATTCTTTCCCCTCGACATACAGAGCTAGAGAATCATGGGTGCCTATAGTAAGTTTTTTATTCAATAGGGATATTTGCCCATTCAATGCGGTATGCAATCCTGCAAGTTCGTAGGCATCTGCCATCAGGCTCAGATACGAACCGTTACCTTTAGCCCAGTTCTGCAATCCTGATCCCGACGACCTATCCGAATAGATGGGGCCATCGGGAAAAAGGGCTTGATTGTTGGACGAAGCAAGTAGGCTTGCAAAACTGGAACTGTTTGCTTCCTGAAGTTTGGGATTGGATCCAAATAGTTCAAACGTAGTTGAGACGAACATCCCTCGTTCACTGGCAAAACCCATAGCAGGATTTCCTACCATCCTATTACCGGGAAATAAGAAGAAAGGAGTCCAAAAAACCGGCACCCTGCCCATCTGTAAGGATGCACTTTGGACCATCAAGTCCCCTCCGGGTAAAAATTGGAGTTTTTTTGCCCTGATGGAGGAAAGGGGATCAACTTTTTTTGTGCCTATCCATCCGTCGGAATAGGAAAGGCTTGTAGTTTTACCTGCATAGGTAATCTGGGAACCGGATGTATAGAGAGTAACCTTTTGTTCCTCACTATTGGTTTTTTCACTTTGGGTGGTTGCTCCCTTTATGAAGAGAGACGAGCTGGACCAATCGAGTGTGATAATCGTACCATCCACTTTTTGCAGCGCGCTATCAATTTGTGGGTCTTCATAGGTTACTGAACCTTGGGCACTGAGCATTGTGTGATCAAGGTCGATGAGCATCTTTTGGGCGGAAAGCTTTTTCTCCTTGGTCTCTCCTTGTAGCTTGAAGGAAACTACAACATTTCCCTCCAGTTGGACGAGTGAGGAATCTGCATCCGTAGAGAGGGTATCCGCCTGGACTATGGTCATTTGGTATTGTTGTGAGACATCCTGTTCCAAAGCGATGGGATACAGCTCAAGATCATGATAATCAAGAAGTGCTTGCCTCAATACATCTGTTTCTACACTTGCAATGTTTCTCAGCCGAGCCATTTCCAACAATGTCTGTTCATCCGCTTGTTGGATGCTGAGACTAAGCATCAAGCTATCTGATTGTGCATACAAAACTGAACCCATGATGTAAAACAGGGCTATAAGGCAAAGGATTCTTTTTTGTATTCGTTCAGCCTTTCTCATGGAACATCTGAGCAAGATAATACCCTGTGTGGGAGTCCTTGCATAGGGCAAGTTGCTCAGGAGTTCCAGTTGCTACGACCATTCCGCCGCCATCACCACCTTCAGGTCCCAGGTCGATTACATGGTCGGCCTGCATGATTACATCCAAGTTATGCTCAATTAGCAGTACGGTATTGCCTTGTTCCACCAGACGATTCAGTACTTCCATCAATTTCTTTACATCAGCAAAGTGCAGACCAGTAGTAGGTTCGTCCAGAACATATAAGGTTTTTCCTGTTCCATATTTGGAAAGCTCAAGACTCAACTTGACCCGTTGAGCCTCTCCTCCACTGAGCGTAAGTGCACTCTGTCCAAGTTTGATGTACTCAAGGCCTACTGAAATAAGGGTATCTATCTTACGTTTTATTTTGGGAATGGCGGAAAAGAAGTCACTTGCCTCTTCCATGGTCATCTCCAAAACCTCGTGGATATTCTTTCCTTTGTACCTTACGGCCAGCGTTTCCTTGTTGAAGCGTTTACCGTGGCACACATCACAGGTGACATACACATCAGGCAGAAAATTCATCTCGATCTTCAGCGTTCCATCACCCTGACAATTTTCACAGCGTCCACCCTGTACGTTGAAAGAGAATCTTCCGCTCTTATAGCCTCTCGCTTTGCTGTCAGGCAAGGAGGCAAAAAGATCCCTGATTGCAGTAAAAACCCCAACATAGGTTGCTGGATTGCTTCTTGGCGTCCTTCCTATCGGGCTTTGGTCGATATTGATAACCTTATCAAGATTTTCTACCCCGGAGATTGCCGAGAATCCATCGTAATTCGGATTTTTGCGTGCCAGTTGCCTACGTACAGCAGGAAGCAGCACTTCGTTGAGCAACGAACTTTTTCCGCTTCCGGAAACACCGGTGAAGACAATCAACTTGCCCAAAGGGATTTCTACATCGATATGTTTGAGATTGTTTTTGTTTGCCCCTTCCACGCGGATAACACTGCCGATACCCTTTCTCCGTTTCTGGGGAATATCCATACTCAAGGCACCACTTAAGTATTGTCCAGTGATACTATTAGGATTTTTTTCAACTTCTTGTGGCGTTCCTTGGGCCGTAATATACCCACCATGGACTCCCGCCCCTGGTCCCAAATCCACCAAATAGTCAGCTTCACGAATAGTTGCTTCATCGTGTTCTACAACCAACACGGTATTACCAAGATCTCTGAGATGCTTCAGAGTATCGATCAACTTCTGGTTATCACGTTGGTGCAATCCAATGGAAGGTTCATCCAGCACATAGAGGACTCCGCTGAGGGCGGATCCTATCTGGGTAGCCAGACGAATGCGTTGTGCTTCTCCCCCGCTGAGGGTGGCGCTGCTGCGGTCGAGAGTAAGATAGTTCAGACCAACATCGCGCAAGAATGATAGGCGGCTGCGAATTTCTTTGAGAATCTGATAGGAAATCTGCTGTTGGCTCTCGGTAAGTGTCAACTGCTGAAAAAAATCATTTGCATCTTTTACGGAAAGTCCGGTAGCTTGCATGATATTCAATGCATTGATGGTCACGGCCAATGCTTCTTCCCTGAGCCTGTTGCCATGACAGGCGGGACATACTTTTGATGTTTGGAAACTGTTCATCCACATTTTAATTTGCATGCTGTTGGTTTCGTAATACCGGCGTTGCAAATCAGGAATGATGCCGGGAAAAGGTTTCTCCACCCGATAAGTCTGACTCGACTTCTCCCTCGTGTATTCAACAAAAACGTGTACTTTTGTTCCATACAGGATTG contains the following coding sequences:
- a CDS encoding PhoH family protein, which codes for MERSVDFSSEEQMQRVLGINDRNLPYLEALLGCDLYLKGNTVSCLSKDEMVVNRFLQLIAKLQKVAEHQHYFSEAEIFMEFQSLKHADVSLDELVQPQANDKPYILVHNRFAYPKNPRQESYIKSMEDSQIVFGIGPAGTGKTFLAVAYALSLLLSGKRHKLILTRPIVEAGENLGFLPGDLAQKINPYLRPLYDAMEAMISVQNIRRLEENGSIEISPLAYMRGRSLQNAIVILDEAQNTTKEQMQMFLTRLGENSNAIITGDISQVDLPRNKDSGLVHAMHILNGIEGLEFVLFDSHDVVRSRIVSRIIDAYAQDLNMQKRSSL
- the uvrA gene encoding excinuclease ABC subunit UvrA, encoding MLNKLIIKGAREHNLKNIDLELTKDQLIVISGISGSGKSSLAFDTIFAEGQRRYVESLSSYARMFLDKMDKPDVDYMEGLSPAIAIEQKSTHRNPRSTVGTVTEIYDYFRLLWARVGEPHCHVCGRQITEMSIDQIIDAIFKAQDGTRIIVSAPVAIGKKGEFKKVFEDAKTSGFARVKVDGQMLNLEDPIKLDKQHKHSIDVVVDRLILKNEVRTRLVSSIETCIEMTQGLVKITFLGEHDEEHEEIYSERNSCAHCGITIPELEPRLFSFNNPFGACPECNGLGVKTEFDPDMVIPDYSKSFNQGAIATMNPDAQWSRSQFEALAKHFGFTLDTPFADLSEEVIQAILYGTKVHVFVEYTREKSSQTYRVEKPFPGIIPDLQRRYYETNSMQIKMWMNSFQTSKVCPACHGNRLREEALAVTINALNIMQATGLSVKDANDFFQQLTLTESQQQISYQILKEIRSRLSFLRDVGLNYLTLDRSSATLSGGEAQRIRLATQIGSALSGVLYVLDEPSIGLHQRDNQKLIDTLKHLRDLGNTVLVVEHDEATIREADYLVDLGPGAGVHGGYITAQGTPQEVEKNPNSITGQYLSGALSMDIPQKRRKGIGSVIRVEGANKNNLKHIDVEIPLGKLIVFTGVSGSGKSSLLNEVLLPAVRRQLARKNPNYDGFSAISGVENLDKVINIDQSPIGRTPRSNPATYVGVFTAIRDLFASLPDSKARGYKSGRFSFNVQGGRCENCQGDGTLKIEMNFLPDVYVTCDVCHGKRFNKETLAVRYKGKNIHEVLEMTMEEASDFFSAIPKIKRKIDTLISVGLEYIKLGQSALTLSGGEAQRVKLSLELSKYGTGKTLYVLDEPTTGLHFADVKKLMEVLNRLVEQGNTVLLIEHNLDVIMQADHVIDLGPEGGDGGGMVVATGTPEQLALCKDSHTGYYLAQMFHEKG